The genomic interval CACGCTGATGCGTGGTGAAGGACGAGGACGGCCTTCACCACGTCGGTGATTCGGTTGGTGCTGCGGCGGAGCTTCCGCAGGAGGCGCCAGCCCCTGATGGTGGCCATGGCCCGCTCGCCGAGGCAGCGGATCTTGGCGTGGGTGGTGTTGTGGCGACGCTTCCATCGCTTGAGGCGGCGGCCCCGAAACGGTACGCGGACGGGTCCGCCAGCGCCTTGATATGCCTTGTCCGCCCAGCATTTGAGTTCCGCATCGGCGAGGGCTTCGATGATGCCGTGCTGCCGCGCGGCGGTCAGGTCGTGAGTCGAGCCGGGCAGAGCCGGCGAGGCCCAGAGCAGCCGTCCGAACGGATCGGTGAGGACCTGGACGTTCATGCCGTGGCGTTTGTGTTTCCCGGAGTAGTACGGGGTGTCGGCGGCGATGCGGTCGATCGGCAGCAGGGTGCCGTCGAGGATCACGAACGCCTTCGTCCGGATCGTCTTCATCGCCTCGGCCAGGGACGGGGCAAGGGCGGCCAGGGCCTCGACGGCTTCACGTATGTAGCGGTAGACGGTCGCGATCCCGATGTCGAACCCGGCAGCGAGCTGGGCGTAGGTGTCACCGCACCGTAGATGGGCCAGGGCGAGCAGTGCCTGACGTGCGGCGGGAAGGCGCCGCCACCGCGTTCCGATCT from Streptomyces sp. DH-12 carries:
- a CDS encoding transposase family protein, which translates into the protein MLVYPSSIDLSSRTLRFLTGQLTARRQEIGTRWRRLPAARQALLALAHLRCGDTYAQLAAGFDIGIATVYRYIREAVEALAALAPSLAEAMKTIRTKAFVILDGTLLPIDRIAADTPYYSGKHKRHGMNVQVLTDPFGRLLWASPALPGSTHDLTAARQHGIIEALADAELKCWADKAYQGAGGPVRVPFRGRRLKRWKRRHNTTHAKIRCLGERAMATIRGWRLLRKLRRSTNRITDVVKAVLVLHHASA